One window from the genome of Marinobacter sp. es.048 encodes:
- a CDS encoding MBL fold metallo-hydrolase, protein MTVNRDRLAALAAEPHFYRGRYRNLEAVPRHGIGDFLRWQLASGRNFPKGKRFTLLRPDAGSLVNPPEEPQLVWLGHASFLFQYRGLNVLTDPVLSERASPFQLVGPKRYTPPALTVADMPPIHLVLISHNHYDHLDEKTVRQLHRRFGDSLRFCIPEGLRRWFEKRDIHNLMELDWWQSGSLSGNQEVFCLPAQHFSGRTPADTNTSLWCSWLLEIDGFRLYFAGDTGFGGIFRKIGELFSPIDLALLPIGAYDPRWFMAPVHVAPEEAVGIHQDIGARQSVAMHWGTFVLTDEPMDEPPRRLRAALEKQGLNETDFRVMQHGELWSPRTSGDPDSEIPQ, encoded by the coding sequence ATGACAGTTAACCGTGACCGCCTTGCCGCTCTCGCTGCGGAACCGCATTTCTACCGGGGCAGGTATCGCAACCTGGAGGCCGTGCCCCGACATGGCATTGGGGATTTCCTGCGCTGGCAACTGGCCTCGGGCCGCAACTTCCCGAAGGGAAAACGCTTTACCCTCCTGCGCCCGGACGCGGGTTCGCTGGTGAATCCCCCGGAAGAGCCACAACTGGTCTGGCTGGGGCATGCCTCGTTCCTGTTTCAGTATCGTGGCCTGAACGTGCTCACCGACCCGGTACTGTCGGAACGCGCCAGCCCTTTTCAACTGGTTGGGCCGAAGCGTTACACACCGCCGGCTTTGACGGTAGCAGACATGCCGCCGATTCACCTGGTGCTGATTTCCCACAACCACTACGACCACCTTGATGAAAAAACCGTGCGCCAGTTACACCGGCGCTTCGGAGATAGCCTGCGCTTCTGCATTCCCGAAGGGCTAAGGCGCTGGTTCGAGAAACGGGACATACACAACCTCATGGAACTGGACTGGTGGCAATCCGGTTCTCTGTCTGGCAACCAGGAAGTTTTCTGCCTTCCGGCCCAGCACTTCAGCGGCCGAACCCCAGCGGATACCAACACCTCACTCTGGTGCAGCTGGCTGCTGGAGATCGATGGTTTCCGGCTTTATTTCGCCGGCGATACGGGTTTTGGGGGAATATTCCGGAAAATCGGCGAACTGTTCTCGCCCATTGATCTGGCATTGCTACCCATCGGCGCCTACGACCCGCGCTGGTTCATGGCCCCGGTGCACGTGGCTCCGGAAGAGGCGGTCGGGATTCATCAGGATATCGGTGCCCGACAGTCAGTGGCGATGCACTGGGGCACGTTCGTGCTCACCGACGAACCCATGGACGAGCCGCCACGGCGGTTGCGGGCCGCCCTGGAGAAGCAAGGGCTGAACGAAACGGACTTTCGGGTGATGCAGCATGGGGAACTGTGGTCGCCACGGACCAGTGGCGACCCGGATTCAGAAATACCCCAGTAA
- a CDS encoding NUDIX hydrolase: MSSKSWVSHLRPHKIPFRRRFARASVALIFRTSENGGKELLFIQRARREGDPWSGDMAFPGGRLQPEDASARAAAERETLEETGMDLRRHGRFQIRLSDLLTRHHSRWRPMVVTPYVFEWRGSKSVSPNHEVERVVWVPLDYLAAGENQSQLRWRTRLGTLNMPCCHYQDSCIWGLTYSMLQELLALASDNNESPIHDS; this comes from the coding sequence GTGAGCTCGAAATCCTGGGTAAGCCATCTGCGCCCTCACAAAATACCGTTTCGGCGCCGATTCGCCCGAGCTTCCGTCGCCCTTATCTTCCGAACATCAGAAAACGGCGGCAAGGAGTTGCTCTTTATCCAGCGGGCCCGCAGAGAGGGTGATCCCTGGTCCGGCGACATGGCCTTCCCGGGCGGCCGCCTGCAACCCGAAGACGCGTCTGCCCGGGCTGCCGCCGAGCGGGAAACATTGGAAGAAACCGGCATGGACCTGAGGCGCCACGGCCGCTTTCAGATCCGACTATCGGACCTGCTCACCCGCCATCACAGCCGCTGGCGCCCGATGGTGGTTACTCCCTATGTGTTCGAATGGCGAGGATCAAAGTCGGTATCACCGAATCATGAAGTCGAGCGTGTGGTATGGGTGCCACTGGACTACCTCGCTGCCGGCGAGAACCAGAGCCAGCTTCGCTGGCGCACGCGCCTTGGAACCCTCAACATGCCTTGTTGCCACTACCAGGATTCCTGTATCTGGGGGCTGACCTACAGCATGTTGCAGGAGTTGCTGGCATTGGCCTCTGACAATAATGAGAGTCCGATCCATGACAGTTAA
- a CDS encoding aldo/keto reductase, with translation MDKRTFGNTDIQVTPVGLGTWAIGGWMWGGTDEAQSIDTIHRAIDKGIGLIDTAPVYGFGRSEEIVGKGLADGRRDQVALATKVALNWNDDHDKVWRDATASRIEREVEDSLKRLQTDRIDIYQVHWPDPKTPMDETARALEKLYQAGKIRAIGVSNFTPSQMDELQKSVPLHSLQPPYNLFERDIEQAILPYCRENGIATITYGGLCRGLLTGKMREDTEFKGDDLRKNDPKFQGDRYRQYLNAVAELDAFARERYQKNVLALALRWLVDQPGVTTALWGARRPEQLDPVDEIDGWSLDKDAMAEIDGILDRCITDPVGPEFMAPPTR, from the coding sequence GTAACGCCGGTTGGGCTCGGCACTTGGGCCATTGGCGGCTGGATGTGGGGCGGAACCGACGAAGCCCAATCCATAGATACCATCCACAGGGCCATTGATAAAGGCATTGGACTGATCGACACCGCCCCGGTTTATGGTTTCGGGCGTTCCGAAGAGATTGTGGGCAAGGGCCTCGCCGATGGTCGGCGGGATCAGGTGGCTCTGGCCACCAAGGTGGCCCTGAACTGGAACGATGATCACGACAAAGTTTGGCGGGATGCCACTGCCTCGCGCATTGAGCGGGAGGTCGAAGATTCCCTGAAACGCCTTCAGACCGACCGGATCGATATTTATCAGGTCCACTGGCCCGATCCGAAGACGCCCATGGACGAAACGGCGCGGGCGTTGGAAAAGCTGTACCAGGCGGGAAAAATCCGCGCCATTGGCGTCAGTAACTTTACGCCGTCCCAGATGGATGAGCTGCAAAAGAGCGTGCCCCTGCACAGTTTGCAGCCCCCGTATAACCTGTTTGAGCGAGATATCGAACAGGCAATCCTTCCGTACTGCCGGGAAAACGGCATTGCCACCATCACCTACGGCGGTCTTTGTCGCGGTTTGCTGACCGGCAAGATGCGAGAAGACACCGAGTTCAAAGGCGACGACCTGCGTAAGAACGATCCCAAGTTCCAGGGTGACCGCTATCGGCAGTATCTGAATGCCGTGGCCGAACTGGATGCGTTCGCCCGAGAGCGGTACCAGAAAAATGTACTGGCCCTGGCCCTTCGCTGGCTGGTGGATCAACCCGGTGTCACAACAGCCCTGTGGGGCGCGAGAAGACCGGAACAGCTGGACCCCGTTGACGAAATCGACGGCTGGTCTCTCGACAAGGATGCTATGGCCGAAATCGATGGCATTCTGGATCGGTGCATTACTGATCCCGTAGGACCCGAGTTCATGGCGCCGCCGACTCGGTAA